Proteins encoded by one window of Salicibibacter halophilus:
- the ltrA gene encoding group II intron reverse transcriptase/maturase — protein sequence METKLARIAELAKHNPAMTFTSLAHLLNPEYLMQCHHQLPNRKAAGVKGTTKITYEQNLEENIEDLVSRMKQKSYRPSPDKRVYIPKDEKGKKRPLGIPEHEDKIVQKGMAPILNAIYENDFLDCSFGFRPQRNCHDALKVLNGYIERRYVNYIVDVDIKGFFDHVDHKWMMAFLKERIGDPSFLRIIARFLKGGYMEQAKHYKTESGTPQGNLISPILANVYLHYVLDLWFEQHVKKRIKGQAYLVRYADDFVCCFQYHEDAHAFYDALKLRLNKFNLEVAEDKTQIIPFGRFAAENHKKAGKGNPPTFDFLGFTHYCGKSKKGKFRVKRKTSKKKIASKLKQTNQWLKAHRHLAMKDIVRRLSRSLNGYYNYYCITDNVTAVVRFRDAVIQQFFKWMNRRSQRKSFGWEKFQLFLIKFPLPKPRAKVNIYERRNHISYIL from the coding sequence ATGGAAACAAAACTTGCTAGGATAGCAGAATTAGCTAAGCACAACCCAGCTATGACATTCACATCTCTTGCGCACCTGCTGAATCCTGAATACCTTATGCAATGCCATCACCAACTCCCTAACCGTAAGGCAGCTGGTGTAAAGGGAACAACCAAGATAACGTACGAGCAAAATCTTGAGGAAAATATCGAAGACTTAGTGTCTAGAATGAAACAGAAGAGCTATCGGCCCAGCCCAGATAAGCGGGTCTATATTCCAAAGGATGAAAAGGGAAAGAAGAGACCCCTGGGGATTCCTGAACACGAAGATAAAATTGTTCAGAAAGGGATGGCGCCCATTTTGAACGCCATCTATGAGAATGATTTTCTGGATTGTTCATTTGGATTTCGTCCCCAGCGTAATTGTCATGATGCATTGAAGGTATTAAATGGGTATATAGAGAGAAGATATGTGAATTACATCGTGGATGTGGATATCAAAGGTTTCTTTGATCATGTTGACCACAAGTGGATGATGGCATTTCTGAAAGAACGTATTGGAGACCCGAGCTTTCTCCGAATCATTGCCCGTTTCCTCAAGGGCGGATACATGGAGCAAGCGAAACATTATAAGACGGAGAGCGGAACGCCGCAGGGAAACCTGATATCGCCGATACTAGCGAATGTGTATCTGCACTATGTTTTGGACCTGTGGTTTGAACAGCATGTGAAGAAAAGAATCAAAGGGCAGGCATATCTTGTGCGATACGCAGATGACTTTGTCTGCTGCTTTCAGTATCATGAAGATGCGCATGCATTCTACGATGCACTCAAGTTGAGGTTGAACAAATTTAACCTGGAAGTGGCGGAAGATAAAACGCAAATTATTCCGTTTGGGAGGTTCGCTGCGGAGAATCATAAAAAGGCGGGGAAAGGGAACCCGCCAACGTTTGATTTTCTTGGTTTCACCCATTATTGCGGCAAAAGCAAGAAAGGCAAATTTCGTGTGAAACGCAAAACAAGCAAGAAGAAAATAGCCTCCAAGCTCAAACAAACGAACCAATGGCTGAAAGCTCACCGTCATCTGGCTATGAAGGACATTGTCCGTAGACTAAGCCGTTCTCTGAATGGTTATTACAACTACTACTGTATCACAGACAACGTAACCGCAGTGGTGAGGTTCCGGGATGCGGTCATCCAACAATTTTTCAAATGGATGAACCGGAGAAGCCAACGAAAGTCGTTCGGTTGGGAGAAGTTTCAGTTATTTCTTATTAAGT
- a CDS encoding putative polysaccharide biosynthesis protein, producing MSDTKLVRGTMLLTGATITSKLLGVLYIFPFTLLVGQQGNALYQYGYLPYTILLSLATLGVPMAVSKFVSKYNALDDYVTGQRLFRSGVVFMTITGFIAFLGLFIMAPVIAGWVLPSGDSSGNSHSDVVFTIRMVSFALLIIPGMAVFRGYFQGFQSMGPTAASQVIEQLARIIFILAAAFLVLEVFGGSLGLAVGLATFGALIGGLGSLSVLLYFWKKRKAGIQEQIRESKKDHQLPLSSMYKELIAYALPLSFVGLAIPLFQAIDLFTFNDAMTAGYGANAGQAETAFGAFSRTTHALIMIPVALATAMSVNLIPAITKANTNRDTESMHRLITKTFQIILFFTIPAAFGLTILATPAFASLYGLEDLGVGSMVLSYYAPAAILFSIFAVTAAILQGMNRQKYAVIGLCIGLFFKLVLNYWLISSFGAVGGVAATIIGYTLAIGFNIWAVGKFAAYQYTQIGKHAAVILGITAIMAVSVYIVREGGMVVFDTSGQTGFVAILVFGVLIGMLLYFILSIRTGMAEKVLGDRFSFSRLRR from the coding sequence ATGTCGGATACAAAACTCGTTCGGGGAACGATGTTGCTTACGGGAGCAACAATAACATCGAAATTATTAGGCGTCTTATACATATTTCCTTTCACATTGCTTGTCGGGCAGCAGGGAAATGCCCTTTATCAATATGGATACTTGCCGTATACGATTCTATTAAGTTTGGCGACCCTCGGCGTGCCGATGGCGGTTTCCAAATTTGTTTCGAAATACAACGCTCTCGATGATTACGTGACGGGACAGCGCTTGTTTCGCTCGGGCGTTGTTTTTATGACGATCACGGGTTTTATCGCGTTTTTGGGCTTGTTTATAATGGCCCCGGTCATTGCCGGTTGGGTCCTTCCCAGTGGAGATTCGTCCGGGAACAGTCATAGCGATGTCGTGTTTACGATCCGCATGGTTAGCTTTGCCTTGTTGATCATACCGGGGATGGCCGTGTTCAGAGGTTATTTTCAAGGCTTTCAGTCCATGGGTCCGACCGCGGCATCCCAAGTGATTGAACAATTGGCCAGGATTATATTTATTCTTGCGGCGGCATTCCTCGTCCTGGAAGTTTTCGGTGGGTCATTGGGACTCGCGGTTGGTTTGGCAACATTCGGGGCGTTAATCGGTGGATTGGGTTCTTTGTCCGTGCTCTTGTATTTTTGGAAAAAAAGAAAGGCAGGAATTCAAGAGCAAATTAGAGAAAGTAAAAAAGACCATCAACTGCCGCTTTCATCCATGTATAAAGAACTGATTGCTTACGCGCTGCCTTTATCGTTTGTGGGGCTTGCGATCCCCCTCTTTCAAGCGATTGATTTGTTCACCTTTAATGACGCAATGACCGCCGGCTACGGCGCGAATGCCGGACAAGCAGAAACGGCATTCGGTGCGTTCTCACGTACAACCCATGCATTAATCATGATCCCGGTGGCATTAGCGACAGCGATGTCGGTGAATCTTATTCCGGCCATTACAAAAGCCAATACAAACCGCGATACAGAAAGCATGCACAGACTTATTACGAAGACCTTCCAAATCATTTTATTTTTCACTATCCCGGCAGCTTTTGGTTTAACCATTTTAGCGACACCGGCTTTCGCTTCCCTGTACGGGCTTGAAGATTTGGGAGTGGGAAGCATGGTTTTGAGTTACTACGCTCCTGCGGCAATCTTGTTTTCCATCTTCGCCGTTACAGCAGCAATACTCCAAGGGATGAATCGGCAAAAATATGCTGTGATCGGGCTTTGCATTGGGCTTTTCTTTAAGCTTGTGCTCAATTATTGGTTAATCAGCAGTTTTGGGGCTGTTGGCGGGGTAGCGGCTACCATCATTGGCTATACATTGGCGATCGGTTTTAACATATGGGCAGTCGGAAAATTTGCCGCTTATCAATATACGCAAATCGGGAAGCACGCCGCGGTCATTCTCGGCATAACGGCAATTATGGCCGTATCGGTCTACATCGTTCGCGAAGGCGGCATGGTCGTGTTCGATACGTCCGGACAGACCGGTTTTGTTGCCATTTTAGTATTTGGCGTACTGATTGGCATGCTCCTATACTTTATTTTGAGCATTCGCACCGGAATGGCAGAAAAAGTGCTCGGAGACCGTTTTTCATTTAGTAGACTAAGAAGGTAA